A genomic region of Pseudomonas abietaniphila contains the following coding sequences:
- a CDS encoding helix-turn-helix domain-containing protein — protein sequence MPKENLPRASVLQHVSLNVRRLRHEADLSQTVLSEKSGVSRRMLVAIEAGERNVSLATLDRVAEALNVAFSDLIQAPDERDPSRINEVAWAGSLPGSKAVLLAKAVARREVELWEFSLAPGESYVSEADPDGWSEQVYVIEGCLTVALPDETRQVAASEFFMFASNRPHAYRNDGDQVLRFVRNVVL from the coding sequence GTGCCCAAGGAAAATTTACCCCGCGCCTCGGTGCTGCAACACGTCAGCCTCAATGTACGGCGCCTGCGGCATGAGGCGGACTTGAGTCAGACCGTGTTGTCGGAAAAATCCGGGGTCAGCCGGCGCATGCTGGTGGCCATTGAGGCGGGCGAGAGGAACGTCAGCCTGGCGACTCTGGACCGGGTGGCCGAGGCTCTGAACGTGGCGTTCAGTGACCTGATCCAGGCGCCGGACGAGCGTGATCCAAGCCGTATCAACGAAGTCGCCTGGGCCGGGTCGTTGCCGGGGAGCAAGGCGGTTTTGCTGGCCAAGGCGGTCGCGCGGCGTGAGGTGGAACTGTGGGAATTCAGTCTCGCCCCAGGCGAGTCCTATGTTTCCGAGGCCGATCCCGATGGTTGGAGCGAGCAGGTCTACGTGATCGAGGGTTGCCTGACCGTCGCCTTGCCGGATGAAACACGGCAGGTCGCCGCCAGTGAGTTTTTCATGTTCGCCAGCAACCGGCCCCATGCTTATCGCAACGATGGCGACCAGGTGCTGCGGTTTGTGCGCAATGTGGTGCTGTAG
- the rlmM gene encoding 23S rRNA (cytidine(2498)-2'-O)-methyltransferase RlmM, with the protein MNTLFMHCRPGFEGEVCSEISEHAARLNVSGYAKAKPNAACAEFICTEPDGAERLMNGVRFTDLIFPRQWARGVFVELPETDRISVILEHMAGFGTCGSLWLEVVDTNDGKELSTFCRKFEGPLRKALEKAGKLVENPSLPRLLLTFKSGREVFLGLADGDNSAMWPMGIPRLKFPREAPSRSTLKLEEAWHHFIPRDQWDERLSGDMTGVDLGAAPGGWTYQLVRRGMLVTAIDNGPMAESLMDTGLVQHLMADGFTYKPRQPVDWMVCDIVEKPARNAALLETWLGEGLCREAVVNLKLPMKQRYAEVRRLLDRIEEGFKARGVKVSIGCKQLYHDREEVTCHLRRLDMKRKA; encoded by the coding sequence GTGAACACCCTTTTTATGCACTGCCGCCCCGGCTTCGAAGGCGAAGTCTGCTCGGAAATCAGCGAGCATGCCGCGCGGCTGAACGTGTCGGGTTATGCCAAGGCCAAACCCAATGCCGCCTGCGCCGAGTTCATCTGCACCGAGCCGGATGGCGCCGAACGCCTGATGAACGGCGTGCGCTTCACCGATTTGATTTTCCCTCGGCAATGGGCCCGCGGCGTGTTCGTCGAGCTGCCGGAAACCGACCGCATCAGCGTCATCCTTGAGCACATGGCCGGCTTTGGCACGTGCGGCAGTCTGTGGCTGGAGGTGGTCGATACCAACGACGGCAAGGAGCTTTCGACGTTTTGTCGCAAGTTCGAAGGCCCGCTGCGCAAAGCGCTGGAGAAAGCCGGGAAACTGGTGGAAAACCCAAGCCTGCCGCGCCTGCTGCTGACCTTCAAAAGCGGCCGGGAAGTGTTTCTCGGCCTGGCCGATGGCGACAACTCAGCGATGTGGCCGATGGGCATTCCCCGCCTGAAATTCCCGCGTGAGGCGCCGAGCCGTTCGACGCTGAAACTGGAAGAGGCCTGGCATCACTTCATTCCGCGTGATCAGTGGGACGAGCGGTTGTCGGGCGACATGACCGGCGTCGACCTCGGTGCAGCGCCCGGTGGCTGGACGTATCAGCTGGTCAGGCGCGGTATGCTGGTGACCGCCATCGACAACGGTCCGATGGCCGAGAGCCTGATGGACACGGGGCTGGTGCAGCACTTGATGGCCGACGGTTTCACCTACAAGCCGCGTCAGCCCGTGGACTGGATGGTGTGCGACATCGTCGAAAAACCGGCGCGCAACGCGGCCTTGCTGGAGACCTGGCTGGGCGAGGGCCTGTGCCGCGAGGCGGTGGTCAACCTCAAACTGCCGATGAAGCAGCGGTATGCCGAGGTGCGTCGCTTGCTCGATCGCATCGAGGAAGGCTTCAAGGCGCGGGGCGTCAAGGTTTCGATTGGCTGCAAACAGCTCTACCACGATCGTGAGGAAGTGACCTGCCACCTGCGACGGCTGGATATGAAGCGCAAAGCGTGA